In Nitrospirota bacterium, a single genomic region encodes these proteins:
- the mazG gene encoding nucleoside triphosphate pyrophosphohydrolase, protein MGSASPQSGRRNKVSRMSQSFSKLVELMAALRAPDGCPWDRKQTHESLKPYLLEEAYEVLETIDRRDTAKLKEELGDLLLQVLFHAQIATEAGSFTIEEVMRMLADKLIRRHPHVFARDRQGESAVDADQVLSRWEDIKRAEREQSGGTRSVLDGVPNTLPALLRAYQIQARTSRVGFDWPHNAQGVEQVLDKIEEEIQELRAELSPPSRGDSSSLADGAGSAPPEAVATELGDLLFSLVNLARLLNVNPEDALRRAANRFSERFRHIEAEAARQGRPLGDLSLAEMDALWEEAKQHEAQASVRPDTGS, encoded by the coding sequence ATGGGCTCCGCATCGCCGCAATCCGGCCGACGCAACAAGGTCTCCCGCATGTCGCAGAGTTTCAGCAAGCTCGTGGAATTGATGGCCGCGCTCCGGGCGCCCGACGGCTGTCCCTGGGACCGCAAGCAAACTCACGAGTCGTTGAAGCCCTATCTCCTGGAAGAAGCCTACGAAGTCCTGGAAACCATCGACAGGCGGGACACGGCCAAGCTCAAAGAGGAGTTGGGCGACCTGCTGCTGCAGGTCCTGTTTCACGCCCAGATCGCGACGGAAGCCGGCTCCTTCACGATCGAGGAGGTCATGCGGATGCTGGCCGACAAGCTCATCCGCCGACATCCGCACGTGTTCGCAAGAGATCGTCAAGGCGAATCGGCGGTCGACGCGGACCAGGTGCTGAGCCGCTGGGAAGACATCAAACGGGCCGAGCGGGAACAATCCGGAGGGACCCGCTCCGTCCTGGACGGCGTCCCTAATACCTTACCGGCCCTGCTGCGGGCGTATCAGATCCAGGCCAGAACGTCGCGCGTCGGTTTCGATTGGCCGCACAACGCACAGGGCGTCGAACAGGTGCTCGACAAGATCGAAGAGGAAATCCAGGAACTGCGGGCCGAGCTGTCGCCACCGTCCCGCGGCGATTCCTCCTCCTTGGCCGACGGCGCCGGGTCCGCGCCGCCTGAGGCCGTGGCGACGGAACTCGGAGATCTCCTGTTTTCGCTCGTGAACCTGGCCCGCCTGCTCAACGTCAACCCGGAAGACGCGCTGCGCCGCGCCGCGAACCGGTTTTCAGAGAGGTTTCGCCACATCGAGGCCGAGGCGGCGCGTCAGGGCCGGCCACTCGGCGACCTGTCGCTCGCCGAAATGGACGCGTTGTGGGAGGAGGCCAAACAACACGAAGCACAGGCGTCGGTCCGACCGGACACCGGGTCGTGA
- a CDS encoding DUF1844 domain-containing protein, whose amino-acid sequence MSGEDEKGFVIRDRRGRGSSEESAPAGQPGTASEAGSTDASARTAGQSSGSSVPVTFSSFVISLGTSAFMLMGEQADPQQQTVPVNLPQAKEIIDLLSVLEVKTKGNLTSEEQGVLSEMLYALRMKYVDLAAGKHAIHTP is encoded by the coding sequence ATGAGCGGAGAGGACGAGAAAGGGTTTGTCATCCGAGATCGCCGGGGAAGGGGGAGCTCGGAAGAATCTGCACCCGCCGGTCAGCCTGGTACCGCCTCAGAAGCCGGTTCGACGGATGCCTCCGCGCGGACGGCCGGTCAATCGTCCGGATCGAGTGTTCCCGTCACGTTTTCGTCGTTCGTCATTTCCCTCGGCACTTCCGCGTTTATGCTGATGGGGGAGCAGGCGGATCCTCAGCAGCAAACGGTTCCGGTCAACCTGCCGCAAGCCAAAGAGATCATCGATCTCCTATCCGTTCTGGAAGTCAAAACGAAGGGCAACCTGACTTCGGAGGAGCAGGGGGTGCTGAGCGAGATGCTCTATGCCCTGCGCATGAAGTACGTCGATTTGGCGGCGGGCAAGCACGCGATCCACACGCCGTAA
- a CDS encoding ATP-binding protein, whose amino-acid sequence MSEPFEIGKVDTPVTTLKSSGDQPGDPAPSAGGAKAAIRPIGQAPAGPTEPDRRAMHLRPVWIVLILLLPCLALTVYYSQYVPGTADSGSFLPSTGYAFVLLLINLDLIGLVVLVLLLSRNLIKAYFERRHRLAGSGFRAKLVAAFIGFSLIPTVLLAFVASGLVNKAVDVWFSDQIERVMKDSYEVARMHHAGHIALAVNSARAISHEIYREDLLTHEQRDLLVAAMARKRVEYNVAGIEVFSAKMETLTKALNPDVPAMVLDLPIGQLVLQVLNEKQELTSVQEAQNGRLIRAGVPIASNARRGEIDGVVVVDAYVPESLLAKMEGIGRQYAEYKQIKAMKNPIKAGAYLFVAVITVLILFGATWFGFYVARGITVPIQRLAEATEAIAQGDLNVNIQVKAADEIGTLVDSFNRMTEDLRFSKSKLEEANVSLRQSNLELDRRRAYIETVVDTIAAGLLSIDRHGIITTFNPSAERILGLWGDRFRGRPANEAFKEFGLDLFQTVYDRMLADQRDNLAIEGQMDVQGKFLTIGLSCSRMRDEANKDLGFVLVFEDLTELIKAQKAAAWQEVAQRVAHEIKNPLTPIQLSAQRLRKKFFDKAPDFDRIFDESTQVIVNEVSSLKQMVDEFSKFARLPAPRLAPGSLHEVIREVVTLYEGAHRDVEFVLSLDDDLPALNFDYEQIKRVFVNLFDNAVQAMNQRGRLWVSTRYDTKRRRAVVSVADEGAGIAPEDQDKLFVPYFSRKKTGTGLGLAIVRRIITDHEGQIQASHNQPKGAVFTFELPV is encoded by the coding sequence ATGTCGGAACCGTTTGAAATCGGCAAGGTCGACACGCCGGTCACGACGCTGAAGAGTTCCGGCGATCAGCCGGGCGACCCAGCGCCGTCGGCGGGCGGCGCAAAGGCGGCAATCCGTCCGATCGGCCAGGCGCCCGCAGGTCCCACCGAGCCGGATCGCCGTGCGATGCATTTGCGGCCGGTGTGGATTGTCTTGATTCTTCTCCTTCCCTGCCTGGCCCTCACGGTCTACTACTCCCAGTACGTGCCGGGGACCGCCGACTCCGGCTCTTTCCTGCCCAGCACCGGGTACGCCTTCGTGCTGTTGCTGATCAACCTTGACCTGATCGGCCTGGTCGTGCTGGTGCTGCTGCTCTCGCGCAACCTGATCAAAGCCTATTTCGAACGCCGGCACCGGCTGGCGGGATCGGGCTTCCGCGCCAAGCTGGTCGCGGCGTTCATCGGCTTTTCGCTGATCCCGACCGTGCTCCTGGCGTTCGTGGCGAGCGGACTGGTGAACAAGGCGGTGGACGTGTGGTTCAGCGATCAGATCGAGCGCGTCATGAAGGATTCCTACGAAGTGGCGAGGATGCATCACGCAGGCCACATCGCCTTGGCGGTGAACAGCGCGCGGGCCATCAGCCACGAAATTTACCGGGAAGACCTGCTGACGCACGAGCAGCGTGATCTGCTGGTGGCGGCGATGGCGCGCAAACGGGTGGAATACAACGTCGCCGGCATCGAGGTCTTTTCCGCCAAGATGGAGACCCTCACCAAGGCCCTCAATCCGGATGTGCCGGCGATGGTGCTGGATTTGCCGATCGGCCAACTGGTCCTGCAGGTCCTGAACGAAAAGCAGGAGCTCACCTCCGTCCAGGAAGCGCAGAACGGGCGGCTGATCCGCGCGGGGGTGCCCATCGCCTCGAACGCCCGGCGCGGCGAGATCGACGGCGTGGTCGTGGTGGACGCCTACGTGCCGGAATCGCTGTTGGCCAAGATGGAAGGCATCGGCCGGCAGTACGCCGAATACAAACAGATCAAGGCGATGAAGAATCCCATCAAAGCGGGCGCGTACCTCTTCGTCGCCGTCATCACGGTTCTGATTCTGTTCGGCGCGACCTGGTTCGGCTTCTACGTCGCGCGCGGCATCACGGTGCCGATCCAGCGGCTGGCCGAAGCGACCGAGGCCATCGCGCAGGGGGACTTGAACGTGAACATCCAGGTCAAGGCCGCCGACGAGATCGGGACGCTGGTGGATTCGTTCAACCGGATGACCGAGGACCTGCGGTTCAGCAAGTCGAAACTGGAAGAGGCCAACGTCTCGCTCCGCCAGTCGAACCTTGAGCTCGATCGCCGGCGCGCCTACATTGAGACGGTGGTGGATACGATCGCAGCCGGCCTGCTTTCGATCGACCGCCACGGGATCATCACGACCTTCAATCCGTCGGCCGAGCGCATTCTCGGTCTGTGGGGAGATCGGTTCCGCGGCCGGCCGGCCAACGAAGCCTTCAAGGAATTCGGGCTGGATCTGTTCCAGACGGTGTACGACCGGATGCTGGCAGATCAACGGGACAACCTGGCGATCGAAGGACAGATGGACGTGCAGGGCAAATTTCTCACCATCGGTCTGAGCTGCTCGCGGATGCGGGATGAAGCCAACAAGGACCTGGGTTTCGTGTTGGTGTTCGAAGACCTCACCGAATTGATCAAGGCCCAAAAGGCGGCCGCCTGGCAGGAAGTCGCCCAACGGGTCGCCCACGAGATCAAGAATCCGTTGACGCCGATCCAACTGTCGGCCCAGCGGCTGCGGAAAAAATTCTTCGACAAAGCGCCGGACTTCGACCGGATCTTCGACGAGTCCACCCAGGTGATCGTCAACGAAGTCTCCAGTCTCAAACAGATGGTGGACGAATTCTCCAAGTTCGCCAGGCTGCCGGCGCCGCGCCTGGCGCCGGGTTCGCTCCATGAGGTGATCAGAGAAGTGGTCACCCTCTATGAAGGGGCCCATCGCGACGTGGAATTCGTGCTGAGCCTGGACGACGATCTCCCGGCGCTCAATTTCGATTACGAGCAGATCAAGCGGGTGTTCGTGAACCTGTTCGATAACGCCGTGCAGGCCATGAATCAGAGGGGCCGGCTGTGGGTCTCGACGCGGTACGACACCAAGCGGCGCCGGGCGGTCGTGAGTGTGGCCGACGAGGGCGCGGGGATTGCGCCCGAGGATCAGGACAAATTGTTCGTGCCGTACTTTTCGCGCAAAAAAACCGGGACGGGGTTGGGCCTGGCCATCGTGCGCCGCATCATCACGGATCACGAAGGGCAGATCCAGGCGAGCCACAACCAACCCAAGGGCGCGGTGTTTACGTTCGAATTGCCGGTGTGA
- a CDS encoding sigma-54 dependent transcriptional regulator produces the protein MSATILIVDDEVSILNSLSSILEDEGYEVLVAKSGAEALKIFAADPPDLVLLDISMPEMDGLETLRRIRESAPQAMVMMMSGHGTIETAVKAIKLGAYDYIEKPLSLENVTLRVKHALDQHRLEQENLSLRTKVEKRFELVGDSPAMQRLRQLIATAGPTNSRVLISGENGTGKELVARAIHQQSPRAERPFVAVNCAAIPETLIESELFGHEKGAFSGATSMKRGQFEQADGGTLFLDEIGDMSLNTQAKVLRVLQEQQFTRVGGTRLLKVDVRVLAASNKDLPKEIERGTFREDLFYRLNVVPIDVPPLRERREDIPLLVRHFMHLNAEEQGLKVKQVSPEAMDLLQQYDWPGNIRELRNLIERLLIMVPGNVIEASHVAMSLHSRPAVAAPAVTAPAGSLLTKPYDSLRDARNAFEKEYISRKLREHNWNISRTADDLKIERSHLHRKIKLLEVEMRPEG, from the coding sequence ATGTCGGCGACGATTCTGATCGTGGATGACGAAGTCTCCATTCTGAATTCGCTGAGCAGCATCCTGGAAGACGAAGGCTACGAGGTCCTCGTGGCGAAGAGCGGCGCGGAAGCGCTGAAGATCTTCGCTGCGGATCCGCCCGATCTGGTGCTGCTGGACATTTCGATGCCCGAGATGGACGGGCTCGAGACCCTCCGTCGGATCCGGGAGTCGGCGCCTCAGGCGATGGTCATGATGATGTCCGGCCACGGCACCATCGAGACCGCGGTCAAAGCGATCAAGTTGGGCGCGTACGATTACATCGAGAAGCCGCTTTCGCTGGAGAACGTGACGCTCCGCGTCAAGCACGCGCTGGACCAGCATCGGCTCGAGCAGGAGAACCTCAGCCTCCGGACCAAAGTGGAGAAACGGTTCGAGCTGGTCGGCGATTCACCGGCCATGCAGCGACTCCGGCAGTTGATCGCCACCGCGGGGCCGACCAATAGCCGGGTCTTGATCTCGGGCGAAAACGGCACGGGAAAAGAGTTGGTGGCCCGCGCCATCCATCAGCAAAGCCCGCGCGCGGAGCGGCCGTTCGTCGCGGTGAATTGCGCGGCGATCCCCGAGACCTTGATCGAAAGCGAGCTGTTCGGCCATGAAAAAGGAGCGTTCAGCGGGGCGACCTCGATGAAGCGCGGGCAGTTCGAACAGGCCGACGGCGGCACCCTGTTCCTTGACGAGATCGGCGACATGAGTCTCAACACGCAGGCGAAGGTGCTGCGCGTGTTGCAGGAGCAGCAGTTCACCCGCGTCGGAGGGACGAGGTTGTTGAAGGTCGATGTGCGGGTGCTGGCCGCGTCCAACAAGGATCTGCCCAAGGAAATCGAGAGGGGAACGTTCCGGGAGGATTTGTTCTACCGGCTGAACGTCGTCCCGATCGACGTGCCGCCGCTTCGCGAGCGCCGGGAGGATATCCCGCTGCTGGTGCGGCATTTCATGCACTTGAACGCGGAGGAACAGGGTTTGAAAGTGAAGCAGGTCTCGCCCGAGGCGATGGACCTGCTCCAGCAATATGATTGGCCCGGCAATATCCGGGAGCTCCGTAATTTGATCGAGCGCCTGCTGATCATGGTGCCCGGTAACGTGATCGAGGCGTCGCACGTCGCGATGTCCTTGCACTCCCGCCCCGCGGTTGCCGCTCCAGCGGTCACCGCTCCCGCCGGTTCGCTGCTCACCAAACCCTACGACTCGCTCCGCGACGCGCGGAACGCGTTCGAGAAGGAGTACATCTCCCGGAAGTTGCGCGAGCACAACTGGAACATCTCGCGCACCGCCGACGATCTGAAGATCGAGCGCAGCCACCTGCATCGGAAGATCAAGTTGCTCGAAGTGGAGATGCGGCCGGAGGGCTAG
- the rlmD gene encoding 23S rRNA (uracil(1939)-C(5))-methyltransferase RlmD, translated as MAELMRHEPVTVTIEKLVQGGKGLARHDGQVLFVRGAIPAETVAVIGKASKKGYQEAAIRDIVQASPDRVVPPCPVYETCGGCQLQHIRYEAQLELKREVLGETLARVGKLKVDDIAPVIPSPSAYGYRSSVRFTVFRQRSGFALGFHQEGSHKPVEASCCLLTPEAVRRLVALMSERLAAHRSLPVRLETLEVKYSVAFGSILLVCHTGPATREQARELWDLWSDGPNVVGQVVIGRNGARWVTGQDWVADRLGDLIFRISERSFMQANWALNETLSRTVAEWAAPAPGLRVLEVFAGIGTLGLPIAKRGALVTLVEGNPWAVADARHAAKTNHVGRCRFRPESAEAFLETVHSEEYDVTLVDPPRTGLSEACAQGLIRLGSSRLLYLSCDPPTLARDLARLRAGGYQIIRVQPFDMFPQTAHLETLVELVR; from the coding sequence ATGGCAGAACTCATGCGCCACGAACCGGTGACGGTCACCATCGAAAAGCTGGTGCAGGGCGGGAAGGGACTGGCCAGGCATGACGGACAGGTGTTGTTCGTGCGCGGGGCGATTCCGGCGGAGACTGTGGCGGTCATCGGCAAGGCGTCGAAAAAAGGCTATCAGGAGGCGGCGATCAGGGACATCGTGCAGGCGTCACCGGACCGGGTCGTGCCGCCGTGCCCGGTCTATGAGACCTGCGGTGGATGCCAACTGCAGCATATCCGGTATGAGGCGCAACTTGAGCTGAAACGCGAGGTGCTGGGAGAGACCTTGGCGCGGGTGGGGAAGTTGAAGGTCGACGACATCGCTCCGGTCATTCCTTCGCCGAGCGCATATGGATACCGCAGTTCGGTCCGCTTCACGGTGTTTCGTCAGCGAAGCGGGTTTGCACTGGGTTTCCATCAGGAGGGCTCGCACAAACCGGTTGAAGCGTCATGTTGTCTCCTGACGCCTGAGGCGGTCCGCCGTCTTGTCGCACTGATGAGCGAGCGGTTGGCCGCTCACCGGAGCTTGCCGGTGCGGCTGGAGACGCTGGAGGTCAAATATTCGGTCGCATTCGGCTCGATCCTGCTCGTCTGTCATACCGGGCCGGCCACACGGGAACAGGCTCGCGAACTCTGGGATTTGTGGAGCGATGGGCCGAACGTCGTTGGGCAGGTCGTCATCGGCCGGAATGGAGCACGGTGGGTGACCGGTCAGGATTGGGTTGCCGATCGGCTCGGCGATCTGATTTTTCGCATCAGCGAGCGGTCGTTCATGCAGGCCAACTGGGCGCTGAACGAGACGCTTTCGCGGACGGTTGCCGAATGGGCGGCGCCGGCCCCCGGTCTGCGCGTGCTCGAAGTGTTCGCTGGAATCGGGACGCTCGGGTTGCCGATCGCGAAACGGGGCGCGCTGGTGACACTGGTGGAAGGGAACCCCTGGGCCGTGGCCGACGCACGGCATGCGGCGAAGACCAACCACGTCGGGCGTTGCCGGTTCCGGCCCGAATCGGCGGAGGCGTTTTTGGAGACGGTGCATTCCGAAGAGTATGACGTAACGCTGGTCGATCCGCCGCGCACCGGGTTAAGCGAAGCCTGCGCGCAAGGGCTGATCCGTCTTGGTTCTTCCCGGCTGCTGTACCTGTCCTGCGATCCGCCCACCTTGGCGCGCGACCTGGCCCGTCTCCGCGCCGGCGGCTATCAGATCATCCGGGTGCAGCCCTTCGACATGTTTCCTCAGACCGCGCACCTGGAAACGTTGGTGGAGTTGGTTCGTTGA
- the purM gene encoding phosphoribosylformylglycinamidine cyclo-ligase: MTTYRQAGVDIEAGNEFVRRITPLVRSTFRAEVLTDLGGFGGLFRFPADRYTDPVLVSGTDGVGTKLKIAFLMDRHDTVGIDLVAMCVNDVAVSGAEPLFFLDYLATGKLSVSKAEAIVRGIAEGCRQAGCALIGGETAEMPSFYAEGEYDLAGFAVGVVDRPKLIDGRDIAPGDVLIGLASSGLHSNGYSLVRRVLLDECGLKVDSRLPELAHPLGETLLTPTRIYAKQILALAREFSIKGMAHITGGGITDNLPRVLPKGCRARIRRGAWPVPAIFGAIQERGRVDRDEMYRVFNMGIGLILIVPPPAAEGVIARAVHLGDPAYRIGEIVDAGPEDQQVEYVG; this comes from the coding sequence ATGACCACCTACCGCCAAGCCGGAGTGGATATTGAGGCCGGCAACGAGTTCGTGCGCCGGATCACGCCGCTCGTCCGGTCCACCTTTCGGGCGGAAGTACTGACCGATCTGGGCGGCTTCGGCGGGCTGTTTCGCTTCCCGGCGGATCGGTACACGGATCCGGTGTTGGTCTCGGGCACCGACGGCGTCGGCACGAAGCTCAAAATCGCGTTCCTGATGGACCGCCACGATACGGTGGGCATCGATCTGGTCGCCATGTGCGTGAACGATGTCGCGGTCAGCGGCGCCGAGCCGCTCTTTTTCCTCGACTATTTGGCGACCGGGAAACTCAGCGTCTCGAAGGCCGAGGCGATCGTGCGCGGCATCGCGGAGGGCTGCCGGCAGGCGGGCTGCGCGTTGATCGGCGGGGAGACCGCCGAAATGCCGTCCTTCTACGCGGAAGGGGAATACGATCTGGCCGGCTTTGCGGTCGGAGTAGTGGACCGGCCGAAGTTGATCGACGGAAGAGACATCGCTCCCGGCGACGTGCTGATCGGGTTGGCGTCCTCGGGCCTGCACAGCAACGGCTATTCGCTGGTACGCCGCGTGCTGCTGGACGAATGTGGATTGAAGGTGGACAGCCGTTTACCCGAATTGGCGCACCCGCTCGGTGAGACGTTGCTCACGCCGACGCGCATTTACGCCAAGCAAATCCTGGCGCTCGCGCGAGAGTTCTCCATCAAGGGCATGGCGCATATCACCGGCGGCGGCATCACGGACAATCTGCCGCGGGTGTTGCCCAAAGGATGCCGGGCGAGAATCCGCCGTGGCGCCTGGCCGGTGCCGGCGATCTTCGGAGCGATTCAGGAACGCGGACGCGTTGATCGAGACGAGATGTATCGCGTGTTCAACATGGGGATCGGGCTGATTCTGATCGTGCCGCCGCCGGCCGCCGAAGGGGTGATCGCCCGCGCCGTTCATTTGGGGGATCCCGCGTATCGGATCGGCGAGATCGTGGATGCCGGGCCGGAAGACCAACAGGTCGAATATGTCGGGTAA
- the purN gene encoding phosphoribosylglycinamide formyltransferase: MSGNRTTPLRLGVLASGRGSNLQAIIDAIETEALPARIAVVISNKQDAQALERARKHGAPDVFLDPKSFAGRPDSREAYDHAILDALRKYEVELVLLAGYMKIVTPVLINAYENRMMNIHPSLLPAFPGLEAQKKALEWGVKIAGCTVHFVTEGVDEGPIIIQAAVPVLDGDTPETLAARILEQEHRIYPRAVQLFAEGRLQVEGRRVRVVDAAVDEVRALRNPV; encoded by the coding sequence ATGTCGGGTAACCGGACCACGCCGCTCCGTCTGGGAGTGTTGGCCTCCGGCCGGGGATCGAACCTTCAAGCGATCATCGACGCGATCGAAACCGAGGCGCTGCCGGCTCGGATCGCTGTGGTGATCAGCAACAAGCAGGATGCCCAGGCGCTGGAACGGGCGAGGAAGCACGGAGCGCCCGATGTGTTTCTCGATCCCAAGTCTTTTGCCGGCCGGCCCGACAGTCGGGAGGCCTACGACCACGCCATTCTGGACGCGCTGCGGAAATACGAAGTCGAATTGGTTCTCCTCGCAGGGTACATGAAAATCGTCACGCCCGTTTTGATCAACGCGTACGAGAACCGCATGATGAACATTCATCCGTCGCTGCTGCCGGCCTTTCCCGGCCTGGAGGCGCAGAAGAAGGCCTTGGAGTGGGGGGTCAAGATCGCCGGCTGTACGGTCCACTTTGTGACCGAAGGGGTGGACGAGGGTCCCATTATTATTCAGGCTGCAGTGCCCGTGCTGGACGGGGACACTCCCGAAACCCTGGCCGCGCGGATCCTGGAGCAGGAACATCGGATTTATCCGCGAGCGGTGCAGCTCTTTGCCGAAGGCCGTCTGCAAGTCGAAGGCCGCCGCGTCCGCGTGGTCGATGCTGCCGTAGACGAGGTGAGGGCGCTGCGGAATCCCGTGTAG
- a CDS encoding SLATT domain-containing protein, whose product MATSLVDEMHVEASRIEEDALYSAKSHFEAGRAWGNVHLGLGIPTVVIAAITSASAFKEEIVAAGVLAIAASVLSAIPTFLNPSKRSQLHHQAGAKYNSLRNRIRMFRDLDPKSEAGETDLLKLLKSLAQERDDLNLSSPQIRRFAYKRAHCGIESGEAAYKVDSR is encoded by the coding sequence ATGGCTACATCCTTAGTTGATGAAATGCATGTCGAAGCGAGCCGAATCGAAGAGGATGCTCTTTATTCAGCCAAAAGCCACTTCGAGGCCGGTCGTGCTTGGGGGAATGTGCATCTAGGACTTGGTATCCCGACCGTGGTAATTGCGGCGATCACAAGCGCCTCGGCTTTCAAAGAAGAAATTGTTGCGGCCGGTGTCTTGGCTATCGCAGCCTCCGTTTTGTCGGCGATTCCGACATTCTTGAATCCAAGCAAGCGGTCACAACTGCACCACCAAGCAGGGGCTAAATACAACTCACTTCGGAATCGAATCCGCATGTTTCGAGATCTCGATCCGAAGTCAGAAGCAGGGGAGACTGATTTGTTGAAATTGCTCAAGTCGCTTGCTCAAGAGCGTGACGACCTCAATTTATCGAGTCCCCAAATTCGAAGATTCGCTTATAAGCGGGCGCACTGTGGCATTGAATCCGGAGAAGCGGCATATAAGGTCGATTCACGGTAG
- a CDS encoding type II toxin-antitoxin system PemK/MazF family toxin codes for MSTNPPSPKRGEIWLVNLDPTLGSEIKKTRPAVIVSSDALGRLPLRLIAPITEWKDHFKGSIWHVRIDPDGRNGLSKTSSIDALQLRGVDTSRFIKKFGNLPSTVMEELVAAIAAVVEYQ; via the coding sequence TTGAGTACTAACCCCCCATCGCCTAAGCGCGGTGAAATCTGGCTCGTCAACTTAGATCCGACCCTTGGTTCTGAAATAAAGAAAACACGGCCGGCTGTCATAGTCAGTTCCGATGCGCTGGGTCGGCTCCCTCTCAGGCTGATCGCCCCCATTACTGAATGGAAAGATCATTTCAAGGGAAGCATCTGGCATGTCCGGATTGATCCTGACGGTAGGAACGGTCTCTCAAAGACTTCTTCTATCGATGCCTTGCAACTCAGGGGAGTGGATACTTCCCGGTTTATAAAGAAGTTTGGGAATCTGCCATCGACGGTGATGGAAGAACTTGTGGCCGCAATTGCCGCAGTCGTCGAATATCAATAG
- a CDS encoding XRE family transcriptional regulator: MCCILSTCLVSMSHQKIIAHRLRRLRMSRGLSLDALVASMGHVVTKQALSKYECAKASPSPIVLNKLADTFKVKASYFLREPQVSVKFIGYRKASTLPKKDQGRIESLVTQVLEDRVNLQAMTGWPNGNHLPIHAHRISKIEDTERAAEELRANWNLGQDPISSMVGMLEDHHIHVIEIDAIDKFDGICAVAVDEATQTQAAGLVTSKGVSGERQRLSLAHELGHLVLKIGHNIDEEQAAFRFGAAFLAPAQVVYREIGTKRDTILSEELLLFKKRFGMSMQALVRRLFDLGIISEGYYRHWMMLINRLKWKRKEPGELEPEQSQWLRQTALRAYAEGLITREEVERLLGESLDVEEPLSLIERRAFMKLPLEERRRILSEQAEKLKSHYSQGADRSDLQSGDFVEY, translated from the coding sequence ATGTGTTGTATTTTGTCAACCTGCCTTGTATCGATGTCTCATCAAAAAATCATCGCTCATCGCCTGAGGCGGCTGAGAATGTCACGAGGCCTTTCGCTGGATGCGCTTGTTGCGTCCATGGGCCATGTTGTCACGAAACAGGCGCTTTCAAAGTATGAGTGTGCGAAGGCGAGCCCATCGCCAATTGTTCTGAACAAGCTTGCCGATACCTTTAAGGTGAAGGCGTCTTATTTTCTGAGAGAGCCTCAAGTCAGTGTTAAGTTCATCGGCTATCGAAAGGCTTCGACTTTACCTAAGAAAGATCAGGGAAGAATTGAGAGCCTTGTGACCCAGGTCTTGGAGGATAGAGTGAATCTTCAGGCCATGACAGGATGGCCGAACGGGAATCATTTGCCGATCCATGCACATCGTATTTCAAAGATAGAAGATACTGAGCGGGCTGCTGAAGAATTACGTGCGAATTGGAACCTTGGGCAGGATCCAATTTCAAGCATGGTTGGTATGCTCGAAGATCATCACATTCATGTCATCGAGATTGATGCCATCGACAAGTTTGATGGCATTTGCGCGGTGGCTGTTGATGAAGCCACCCAGACTCAAGCAGCAGGCCTCGTTACGTCCAAAGGCGTGTCTGGAGAGCGGCAGCGACTGAGCCTTGCGCATGAATTAGGCCATCTTGTCTTGAAGATAGGGCATAACATTGATGAGGAGCAGGCGGCATTCCGGTTCGGAGCAGCCTTCCTTGCTCCTGCACAAGTGGTCTATCGTGAGATTGGTACTAAGCGGGACACTATTCTTAGTGAAGAACTTCTGCTTTTTAAGAAGCGCTTTGGAATGAGCATGCAAGCTCTTGTTCGACGACTGTTCGATTTGGGCATCATCTCAGAGGGGTACTACCGACATTGGATGATGCTCATAAACCGCTTGAAATGGAAACGGAAAGAGCCGGGTGAATTGGAACCTGAGCAATCACAATGGCTTCGGCAAACAGCGCTTCGAGCCTATGCAGAGGGACTGATTACCCGTGAAGAAGTCGAAAGGTTGCTTGGTGAGTCTCTTGATGTTGAGGAACCGCTCTCCCTCATCGAACGACGAGCTTTCATGAAGTTGCCGCTTGAAGAGCGCAGACGGATTTTGTCTGAGCAAGCAGAAAAACTGAAGTCGCACTATTCGCAGGGCGCAGACAGAAGCGATCTCCAGAGTGGAGACTTCGTTGAGTACTAA